One Rubrobacter naiadicus genomic region harbors:
- a CDS encoding SDR family oxidoreductase, which yields MEHDNAEVVVVTGASAGIGRAVAREFARHGAKVGLLARGTDGLEGAVKDVEAAGGEALAIPTDVADYEQVEEAASRVERELGPVDVWVNDAMTTVFAPFKEITPQEFRRATEVTYLGAVYGTKVALERMLPRDRGTIVQVGSAMAYRSIPLQAPYCGAKHAMKGFTDSLRVELKHDGSNVHVTMVQLPGLNTPQFDHCESKMPNKPQPVPPIYQPEVAARGVYWAAHHRRRELYVGLSAVLTIEGNKFLPGFGDWYLARTGYDSQQTDEPADPDRPSNLFEPVPGDAGAHGRFDGMAHGRSPQLWATTHRGALLAAGVAGLAGLYALLRSR from the coding sequence ATGGAGCACGATAACGCGGAGGTGGTCGTCGTCACCGGGGCTTCCGCCGGGATCGGTCGGGCGGTGGCCCGCGAGTTCGCCCGGCACGGGGCGAAGGTCGGGCTTCTCGCCCGTGGCACGGACGGCCTCGAGGGAGCGGTGAAGGACGTCGAAGCGGCCGGGGGCGAGGCGCTCGCGATCCCGACCGACGTCGCCGATTACGAGCAGGTGGAGGAGGCGGCCTCGAGGGTCGAGCGGGAGCTCGGCCCGGTGGACGTGTGGGTCAACGACGCGATGACCACCGTCTTCGCGCCGTTCAAGGAGATCACCCCGCAGGAGTTCAGGCGGGCGACGGAGGTGACCTACCTGGGGGCGGTCTACGGGACGAAGGTGGCGCTTGAGAGGATGCTCCCGCGCGATAGGGGGACCATCGTGCAGGTGGGCTCTGCGATGGCTTACCGCTCCATACCCCTGCAGGCCCCTTACTGTGGTGCCAAGCACGCGATGAAGGGGTTCACCGACTCGCTCAGGGTCGAGCTCAAACACGACGGCAGCAACGTGCACGTGACGATGGTGCAACTGCCGGGGCTCAACACCCCGCAGTTCGATCACTGCGAGTCGAAGATGCCCAACAAACCCCAGCCCGTTCCCCCGATCTATCAGCCGGAGGTGGCGGCCCGGGGCGTCTACTGGGCCGCCCATCACAGAAGGCGCGAGTTGTACGTCGGGCTCTCGGCCGTTTTGACCATAGAGGGCAACAAGTTCCTCCCCGGCTTCGGCGACTGGTATCTGGCCAGGACCGGGTACGACTCGCAGCAGACCGACGAGCCCGCAGACCCGGACCGGCCCTCCAACCTCTTCGAGCCGGTTCCGGGCGACGCCGGCGCCCACGGCCGCTTCGACGGCATGGCACACGGGAGGAGCCCGCAGCTGTGGGCAACGACCCATCGTGGTGCGCTCCTCGCCGCGGGGGTTGCGGGCCTCGCAGGACTCTACGCGCTGCTGCGGTCGCGGTGA
- a CDS encoding cytochrome ubiquinol oxidase subunit I yields the protein MSAALMSVHPVLALQDTSSTVLLHRWQFGFNLIYHYLYPQLTMGLILLIVVLETLYLRRGHEFYKKAADFWVRLFAPAFVIGAVTGIPLEFGFGTNWAVFSTVSGGVIGQTIALEGVFAFFVESAFLGLYLYGGDAFGKKVRWFSAFMVFLGSWASGYFILTVNAWMQNPISYRTLPDGNLALVHFWKLFLNPWMFHQYIHVMGGAVVTASFAMAGIGAFYLLSRRDVQFGKLFVTLGVIAGLASSLWMIYPSGDMESAALAEKQPIKLAAAEGLFHTEKGASLTIIGQPNLQTMRIDNPIELPKILSFLSYRSFEATVKGLEAFPRSLWPNVPLVYYSYHIMVGLGTIFAAVMLLAALLLWRGRLFRSRRMLWLLLLIMPFPFITNTVGWVVAESGRQPWIIYGVMKTAQGASRLVNAGNVYFTIAGLAGLFLLLSVLYVIVVLKEVHQGPEAPQSEDVERLEKEIREIIPGRRALQERRREEPIESGREEKVRG from the coding sequence ATGAGTGCCGCGCTGATGAGTGTGCATCCGGTCCTCGCGCTGCAGGACACCAGCAGCACGGTCCTTCTGCACCGCTGGCAGTTCGGGTTCAACCTTATCTACCACTACCTCTACCCGCAGCTCACGATGGGGCTCATCCTGCTCATCGTGGTGCTCGAGACGCTCTACCTCAGGCGCGGGCACGAGTTCTACAAGAAGGCGGCGGACTTCTGGGTCAGGCTCTTCGCCCCGGCGTTCGTCATCGGGGCGGTGACGGGCATCCCGCTCGAGTTCGGCTTCGGGACCAACTGGGCGGTCTTCTCGACGGTCTCGGGCGGGGTCATCGGTCAGACGATCGCGCTCGAGGGGGTCTTCGCCTTCTTCGTCGAGTCGGCCTTCCTCGGGCTCTACCTCTACGGAGGGGATGCCTTCGGGAAGAAGGTGAGGTGGTTCTCGGCCTTCATGGTCTTCCTCGGGAGCTGGGCCTCGGGCTACTTCATCCTCACGGTCAACGCCTGGATGCAGAACCCGATAAGCTACCGCACCCTCCCCGACGGCAACCTCGCGCTCGTCCACTTCTGGAAGCTCTTCCTGAACCCCTGGATGTTCCACCAGTACATCCACGTGATGGGCGGGGCCGTCGTCACCGCCTCCTTCGCGATGGCCGGGATCGGAGCATTCTACCTGCTCTCCCGTCGCGACGTGCAGTTCGGCAAGCTCTTCGTGACGCTCGGGGTCATCGCCGGGCTCGCCTCCTCGCTGTGGATGATCTACCCGAGCGGGGACATGGAGTCCGCGGCGCTGGCAGAGAAGCAGCCCATAAAGCTCGCCGCGGCCGAGGGCCTCTTCCACACCGAGAAGGGGGCATCGCTCACGATCATCGGACAGCCCAACCTGCAGACGATGCGTATAGACAACCCGATCGAGCTGCCCAAGATCCTGAGCTTTCTCTCCTACCGGTCGTTCGAGGCGACGGTGAAGGGGCTTGAGGCGTTCCCGCGCAGCCTCTGGCCCAACGTACCGCTCGTCTACTACAGCTACCACATCATGGTGGGGCTGGGGACCATCTTCGCCGCGGTCATGCTGCTCGCGGCCCTGTTGCTCTGGCGCGGGAGGCTCTTCCGCTCGCGCAGGATGCTCTGGCTCCTTTTGCTCATAATGCCCTTCCCGTTCATCACCAACACGGTCGGCTGGGTCGTCGCCGAGTCCGGGCGGCAGCCCTGGATCATCTACGGCGTCATGAAGACCGCCCAGGGGGCGTCCCGGCTGGTCAACGCCGGTAACGTCTACTTCACGATCGCGGGGCTCGCGGGGCTGTTCCTGCTCCTGAGCGTCCTCTACGTGATCGTGGTGCTCAAGGAGGTCCACCAGGGACCCGAGGCTCCGCAGAGCGAGGACGTCGAAAGACTCGAGAAGGAGATAAGGGAGATAATCCCCGGGCGGAGGGCGCTGCAGGAGCGTAGGAGGGAGGAGCCCATCGAGAGTGGACGAGAGGAGAAGGTAAGGGGGTAG
- the cydC gene encoding thiol reductant ABC exporter subunit CydC gives MLRLAGFLRPFGRRAALAVALGVATIASNVGLLALSAFLIAAAALRPELAALSVPIYLVRLFGVSRGFARYAERLVSHDVTFRLLSGLRTWFYSRLEPLVPAGLRGRRSGDLLDRLVKDVDELQNVYLRVFSPMLVAAATTAGTVALLWIFSPALALAALAFLLAAGVGVPVLVNALASRYGREEARLRGELGALIVDGVQGVQDILAFGAEEEQGRRIAAVNGALSRVQRRMAFVGGLQNALGELLSNLAMLVLLVLAIPLVTSGVVRGVYLAFLALVVLGAFEAINPLGEAFRLLGRSREAAERIFEVADEEPQVNDPALPSPMPEDTSLEFQNVSFRYAPGEPQVLHDLSFELPPGGRVAIVGPSGAGKSTVARLALRLWDPEAGEVLFGGQDVRDLAQEDLRSRISLISQDTHLFNGTLRRNLLLAAPEATDEEISRVLAVARLDELVRRLPDGLDSWVGEQGLRLSGGERQRLAVARALIRDAPVLVLDEPTANLDTITEAELLGAIREAMEGRSVLMITHRLVGMELMDEILVLESGRIVERGTHAELLSSGGLYGRMYALQSTMLATGGRR, from the coding sequence ATGCTGCGCCTGGCGGGATTCTTGCGTCCCTTCGGGCGCAGGGCCGCGCTCGCGGTCGCGCTCGGGGTGGCCACCATCGCGAGCAACGTCGGGCTCCTGGCGCTCTCCGCCTTCCTCATCGCCGCCGCGGCCCTGAGACCTGAGCTCGCGGCGTTGAGCGTGCCGATCTACCTGGTCCGGTTGTTCGGCGTCTCGCGTGGTTTCGCCCGCTACGCCGAGCGGCTCGTCTCGCACGACGTGACCTTCCGCCTTCTCTCCGGGCTGCGCACCTGGTTCTACTCGCGCCTGGAGCCGCTCGTCCCGGCCGGACTGCGGGGACGCCGCAGCGGGGATTTGCTCGACCGGCTCGTGAAGGACGTCGACGAGCTGCAGAACGTCTACCTGCGCGTCTTCTCGCCGATGCTGGTCGCGGCGGCGACGACCGCGGGGACGGTGGCGCTCCTTTGGATCTTCTCGCCGGCTCTGGCGCTCGCCGCGCTCGCCTTCCTGCTCGCCGCGGGCGTCGGGGTCCCCGTTCTGGTGAACGCCCTCGCATCCCGCTACGGAAGGGAGGAGGCGAGGCTGCGTGGTGAGCTCGGCGCGCTCATCGTCGACGGGGTGCAGGGCGTGCAGGATATCCTCGCCTTCGGAGCGGAGGAGGAGCAGGGGCGGCGGATCGCGGCCGTGAACGGGGCTCTCTCGCGCGTCCAGCGCAGGATGGCCTTCGTCGGTGGGCTGCAGAACGCTCTGGGCGAGCTCCTCTCCAACCTCGCCATGCTCGTTCTGCTCGTGCTCGCGATCCCGCTCGTCACCTCCGGCGTGGTGCGCGGGGTCTACCTGGCGTTCCTCGCGCTCGTCGTACTCGGCGCCTTCGAGGCGATAAACCCGCTCGGGGAGGCCTTCCGGCTTTTGGGACGCTCGCGCGAGGCGGCGGAGCGCATCTTCGAGGTCGCGGACGAGGAGCCGCAGGTCAACGATCCCGCCCTTCCATCTCCGATGCCGGAGGACACCTCGCTCGAGTTCCAAAACGTGAGCTTTCGGTACGCTCCTGGTGAGCCCCAGGTGTTGCACGACCTCTCCTTCGAGCTTCCCCCCGGCGGGAGGGTCGCGATCGTCGGGCCGAGTGGGGCGGGGAAGAGCACCGTGGCCCGGCTCGCCCTGCGTCTGTGGGATCCCGAGGCCGGGGAGGTCCTCTTCGGAGGTCAGGACGTGCGGGATCTCGCGCAGGAGGACCTCAGGTCCAGGATCTCCCTGATCTCGCAGGACACCCACCTGTTCAACGGTACGCTCCGGCGCAACCTGCTTCTGGCTGCCCCGGAGGCTACCGACGAGGAGATCTCGCGGGTGCTCGCCGTGGCCAGGCTCGACGAGCTCGTCCGGCGACTCCCGGACGGGCTGGACAGCTGGGTCGGGGAGCAGGGGCTTCGGCTCTCCGGCGGGGAGCGGCAGCGGCTCGCCGTGGCGCGCGCCCTCATCCGGGACGCTCCCGTGCTCGTACTCGACGAGCCCACGGCCAACCTCGACACCATAACCGAGGCCGAGCTCCTCGGTGCGATACGGGAGGCGATGGAGGGAAGGAGCGTGCTCATGATCACCCACCGGCTCGTCGGGATGGAGTTGATGGACGAGATCCTGGTCCTCGAATCCGGGCGCATCGTCGAGCGTGGGACCCACGCGGAACTGCTCTCCTCCGGAGGGCTCTACGGCAGGATGTACGCTCTGCAGAGCACGATGCTGGCGACGGGAGGTCGAAGATGA
- the cydD gene encoding thiol reductant ABC exporter subunit CydD, which produces MKSARIFLLLAVLLGLAGTGATILQMRFLSEAVSRVFLGGGTLRQVTLTLVLLLGAVVARAALAWGREVVGRRGAIAVKSALRERLFSHVVRLGPAYTRNESTGEVASTAVEGIERLDAYFGSYLPQAALSALVPLTIAGYLFTVDWISALLLLATAPIIPILMVAVGKYSERHIQRQWETLSRMSAYFLDVLQGLPTLKALGRSREESRTVERVGEAFRRRTMKVLRYAFASGLVLEFMVSIAIAVIAVELGVRLLRGDIAFQPAFLVLLLAPEFYRPLRELGTSRHAGMEGKAAAERIFEILDTPLPERSGGEAGWEPPAGAPRIELKDVSFSFPDARRPALEKVNLTLEPGTTTALVGRSGAGKSTLASLLLRFLDPEEGEILACGTPISKFPAARWREHVSLVPQRPYLFYGSVLENIRLARPRASREEVERAAELAGADGFIRTLPDGYDTQLGERGARLSGGEAQRIAIARAFLKDAPVLILDEPTSSLDPESETAIREAVERLRAGRTTLVIAHRLNTVYRADGIVVLDAGRVVEQGTHEELVRRGGLYAELVGAPEEVRP; this is translated from the coding sequence GTGAAGTCGGCTCGCATCTTCCTCCTGCTCGCGGTCCTGCTGGGGCTCGCGGGGACCGGCGCGACGATCCTGCAGATGCGGTTTTTGAGCGAGGCGGTCTCGCGGGTCTTCCTCGGCGGCGGGACGCTGAGGCAGGTGACCCTCACCCTGGTGCTCCTGCTCGGCGCGGTGGTGGCCCGCGCGGCCCTCGCCTGGGGCCGGGAGGTCGTGGGCAGGCGGGGTGCGATAGCGGTCAAGAGCGCTCTCAGGGAGAGGCTCTTCTCGCACGTGGTGCGCCTGGGACCGGCCTACACCAGGAACGAGAGCACCGGCGAGGTCGCCTCGACGGCCGTGGAGGGTATAGAGCGGCTGGATGCCTACTTCGGGAGCTACCTGCCTCAGGCCGCGCTGAGCGCCCTCGTCCCCCTCACGATAGCCGGGTATCTCTTCACCGTCGACTGGATCAGCGCTCTGCTGCTGCTCGCGACCGCCCCGATCATCCCGATCCTGATGGTCGCCGTCGGGAAGTACTCCGAGAGGCACATCCAGCGGCAGTGGGAGACGCTCTCCCGCATGAGCGCCTACTTCCTCGACGTCCTGCAGGGGCTCCCCACGCTGAAGGCGCTCGGGCGCAGCAGGGAGGAGAGCAGGACGGTCGAGCGGGTGGGAGAGGCCTTCCGGCGCAGGACGATGAAGGTGCTGCGTTACGCGTTCGCTTCCGGACTGGTGCTGGAGTTCATGGTCTCTATCGCCATCGCGGTCATAGCGGTCGAGCTCGGCGTGCGCTTGTTGCGGGGGGACATAGCCTTCCAGCCGGCCTTCCTCGTGCTCCTGCTCGCCCCGGAGTTCTACCGCCCGCTGCGCGAGCTCGGGACGAGCCGCCACGCCGGGATGGAGGGCAAGGCGGCGGCTGAGCGCATCTTCGAGATCCTGGACACCCCGCTCCCGGAGCGGAGCGGAGGCGAAGCGGGGTGGGAGCCACCGGCCGGAGCACCCCGCATAGAGTTGAAGGACGTGAGCTTCTCGTTCCCGGACGCCCGGCGGCCGGCGCTCGAGAAGGTGAACCTCACCCTGGAGCCCGGGACGACGACGGCGCTCGTCGGGCGCAGCGGCGCGGGCAAGAGCACGCTCGCCAGCCTGCTGCTGCGTTTCCTCGATCCCGAGGAGGGCGAGATCCTCGCCTGCGGCACCCCGATCTCGAAGTTCCCGGCCGCGCGCTGGCGCGAGCACGTCTCCCTCGTCCCGCAGCGACCGTACCTCTTCTACGGCAGCGTCCTGGAGAACATCCGGCTCGCCCGCCCGCGGGCGAGCCGCGAGGAGGTCGAGCGGGCCGCCGAGCTCGCCGGGGCGGACGGCTTCATCCGGACGCTCCCCGATGGGTACGACACGCAGCTCGGCGAGCGGGGGGCCCGTCTCTCGGGCGGGGAGGCGCAGCGCATCGCGATAGCCCGCGCCTTCCTCAAGGACGCACCCGTCCTGATCCTGGACGAGCCGACCTCGAGCCTCGACCCGGAGAGCGAGACGGCGATAAGGGAGGCAGTCGAGCGCCTGAGGGCGGGCAGGACCACGCTCGTCATCGCCCACCGTCTCAATACCGTCTACCGGGCGGACGGCATCGTCGTGCTCGACGCGGGGCGGGTCGTGGAGCAGGGGACGCACGAGGAGCTCGTGCGCCGGGGTGGGCTCTACGCGGAGCTCGTCGGTGCACCGGAGGAGGTCCGACCGTGA
- the nrfD gene encoding NrfD/PsrC family molybdoenzyme membrane anchor subunit has protein sequence MSEERNGRRTDSYYGRPVIKEPVWTWEIPWYFFTGGLAGASAPLALAADLSGNQRLARSARLAALGGAMVSPVLLISDLGRPERFLNMLRVVKPTSPMSIGTWVLSSFGLSSGIAATSDVFGVFPRARTLFEGAAALLGLPLATYTAVLFADTSVPVWHEARKELPLVFASGAAASAGACAAVFTPVGEAAPARRLAVGGVLAEIGAAELMKRRLGRLLAEPYEKEEAGRYSKLATTLSGAGAAVLGLAGGKNRAAAVAGGAMILAGALCERWSVYKAGFQSARDPRYTVEHQRERRRRKGL, from the coding sequence ATGAGCGAGGAACGCAACGGCCGGCGCACGGACTCCTACTACGGACGTCCGGTCATAAAGGAACCGGTGTGGACCTGGGAGATCCCCTGGTACTTCTTCACCGGGGGGCTCGCCGGGGCCTCGGCGCCGCTGGCGCTGGCCGCCGACCTCTCCGGCAACCAGAGGCTCGCCAGGAGCGCCCGCCTCGCCGCCCTGGGCGGGGCGATGGTGAGCCCGGTGCTCCTCATCTCCGACCTCGGACGCCCGGAACGCTTCCTCAACATGCTCCGGGTCGTGAAGCCCACCTCCCCGATGTCCATCGGCACCTGGGTGCTCTCCTCGTTCGGGCTCTCCTCCGGGATCGCGGCGACCTCGGACGTGTTCGGCGTATTCCCGCGTGCCCGCACCCTTTTCGAGGGGGCCGCGGCCCTGCTCGGGCTCCCGCTCGCGACCTACACCGCCGTTCTCTTCGCGGACACCTCAGTCCCGGTCTGGCACGAGGCGAGAAAGGAGCTCCCGCTCGTCTTCGCCTCGGGCGCGGCGGCGAGCGCCGGGGCGTGCGCGGCGGTCTTCACGCCGGTGGGGGAGGCCGCCCCGGCCCGCAGGCTCGCCGTCGGGGGAGTGCTCGCCGAGATAGGGGCCGCGGAGCTGATGAAGCGCCGCCTGGGCAGGCTTCTGGCCGAACCCTACGAGAAGGAGGAGGCCGGACGGTACTCGAAGCTCGCGACCACGCTCTCTGGGGCCGGGGCAGCGGTGCTCGGGCTCGCGGGCGGGAAGAACCGGGCGGCGGCCGTGGCCGGGGGCGCCATGATCCTCGCCGGCGCCCTGTGCGAGCGGTGGTCGGTGTACAAGGCCGGCTTCCAGTCCGCACGCGACCCGAGATATACCGTCGAACACCAGCGCGAGCGGCGCAGGAGGAAGGGGCTGTAA
- a CDS encoding SPW repeat domain-containing protein, producing MTGGYRVAAGVLVSLAGVGSSLYVLLYLTGALSGIWDPFFSRYATAVTDYPPTLPYSAAGVVVFAAGILLSAFLGRRSAGRLLFALATLYSAAGVVFAILQPLVAGGWSFWCLLSAALALALSGLSAEGALGAEPDTRPALARLPRLAAVLFGVWFAMSPYVVGYAGTPAGVSDTITGTILAAVAFLALWPSLGRLRFLELVAGAWVFIVPFFMQYNAVHGQYNILPEVFHICIGLMLAGFSFLGGERRISSRTGADPLPRDGIRPAQDRE from the coding sequence ATGACAGGAGGATACCGGGTTGCTGCCGGGGTGCTCGTCTCACTCGCGGGGGTTGGCTCTTCCCTGTACGTGCTGCTCTATCTCACCGGGGCGCTCTCCGGGATTTGGGATCCGTTCTTCTCCCGGTACGCCACCGCCGTTACGGATTACCCTCCGACGCTGCCCTACTCGGCCGCCGGTGTCGTCGTCTTCGCGGCGGGCATCCTCCTCTCCGCGTTCCTCGGACGCCGGAGTGCAGGAAGGCTCCTCTTCGCCCTCGCGACGCTCTACTCGGCCGCAGGGGTCGTCTTCGCGATCCTGCAGCCGCTCGTCGCCGGAGGCTGGTCGTTCTGGTGCCTGCTCTCCGCGGCGCTCGCGCTCGCGCTGAGCGGGCTCTCGGCGGAAGGTGCTCTGGGGGCGGAGCCGGACACCCGTCCGGCGCTCGCCCGCCTGCCCCGGCTCGCTGCGGTCCTCTTCGGGGTGTGGTTCGCGATGTCCCCCTACGTCGTCGGGTACGCCGGGACGCCCGCCGGGGTGAGCGACACGATCACCGGGACCATCCTCGCCGCCGTCGCGTTCCTCGCGCTCTGGCCCTCCCTCGGACGGCTGCGCTTCCTCGAGCTCGTCGCCGGGGCCTGGGTCTTCATCGTCCCGTTCTTCATGCAGTACAACGCGGTGCACGGCCAGTACAACATCCTTCCCGAGGTCTTCCACATCTGCATCGGCCTCATGCTCGCGGGCTTCTCGTTCCTCGGCGGAGAGAGGCGTATATCCTCGCGGACCGGAGCTGATCCTTTACCTCGTGATGGAATTCGCCCAGCGCAGGACAGAGAGTAA
- a CDS encoding 4Fe-4S dicluster domain-containing protein: protein MGFFTDTSVCIGCKACEVACKEWNDVPDVIGELTGESYDNTSSLGANTWRHVAFIEQRIPTEVPDADGDVRWLMSSDVCKHCTEAPCLDVCPTGALFRTEFGTVVVQEDVCNGCGYCIPACPFGVLDRREDDGRAWKCTLCYDRLKGGMEPACAQACPTDSIQFGPLDELREKANGRLEMLHEAGVEEARLYGANEEEYGMGAFFLLLDEPEVYGLPPDPEVVTRKLGRLWGAAALAAGALAAGVAAAFIGGGR from the coding sequence ATGGGCTTCTTCACCGACACCAGCGTGTGCATCGGGTGCAAGGCCTGCGAGGTCGCCTGCAAGGAGTGGAACGACGTCCCCGACGTCATCGGGGAGCTTACCGGGGAGTCCTACGACAACACCAGCTCGCTCGGGGCGAACACCTGGCGGCACGTGGCCTTCATCGAGCAGCGCATCCCCACCGAGGTCCCGGACGCCGACGGCGACGTCCGGTGGCTGATGTCCTCGGACGTCTGCAAGCACTGCACCGAGGCGCCCTGCCTCGACGTGTGCCCGACCGGGGCCCTTTTCCGCACCGAGTTCGGCACCGTGGTCGTGCAGGAGGACGTGTGCAACGGCTGCGGCTACTGCATCCCGGCCTGCCCCTTCGGGGTGCTCGACCGGAGGGAGGATGACGGGCGGGCCTGGAAGTGCACGCTCTGCTACGATCGCCTCAAGGGCGGGATGGAGCCCGCCTGCGCCCAGGCTTGCCCGACGGACTCGATCCAGTTCGGCCCTCTCGACGAGCTGCGCGAGAAGGCCAACGGGCGTCTGGAGATGCTGCACGAGGCGGGCGTGGAGGAGGCCCGCCTCTACGGAGCGAACGAAGAGGAGTACGGGATGGGGGCCTTCTTCCTCCTGCTGGACGAGCCCGAGGTCTACGGGCTACCGCCCGACCCGGAGGTCGTGACCCGCAAGCTCGGGAGACTGTGGGGGGCGGCGGCGCTCGCCGCCGGGGCGCTCGCCGCCGGAGTCGCCGCCGCGTTCATAGGGGGTGGAAGATGA
- a CDS encoding glycoside hydrolase family 15 protein, with product MPDEGYPPIGDYALIADSNSAALVSRSGSMDWCCIQRVDAGSCFGRILDRKRGGFCSISPTGDEWDVSRRYLDETLVLETTFTTGGGEVRLYDFFAMPASEEEHRQIVRIVEGVRGHVELEIRVAPRFDYGEIDPWIRQEGARLFSAIGGNDGLLIHSDADVGISDTDEISAKVDVHAGDRVHLSILSVPPARLDRDLPEPPGAEELDRRLEETVEWWRGWASGMRFKGRYRPGVLRSAITIKALMNEMTGAVAAAATTSLPEIPGGSANWDYRYSWIRDSFFSVRSLAEVGFEEEADAFRRFIERSAAGNARKLQIMYGVGGERTLVERELGHLEGYRGARPVRVGNLAAGQMQLGVFGQLLELSWRWHKRGNSPDDDYWRFIVDLVNTAAERWSEPDAGIWEKRGNPEHFVYSKAGCWCALDRGIKLSEECMRRAPTTRWRKVREEIREAIESDGYDEERGVFVRAFGSKDLDGALLLLPETGFVDYDDERMVRTTDAIRRELDDDGLIRRFPGNPQEGAFLACSFWLAECLARQKRSDEAQEVFDRALATGNDLGLFSEEYDVESGELLGNFPQVLTHLAHISAAFAISEG from the coding sequence ATGCCTGATGAAGGATACCCGCCGATAGGCGACTACGCCCTCATCGCCGACAGCAACTCCGCAGCGCTCGTCTCGCGCTCGGGTTCGATGGACTGGTGCTGCATCCAGCGCGTGGACGCCGGGAGCTGCTTCGGGAGGATCCTCGACCGGAAGAGGGGAGGGTTCTGCTCCATAAGCCCCACGGGGGACGAATGGGACGTCTCCCGGCGCTATCTGGACGAGACGCTCGTCCTCGAGACCACCTTCACCACCGGCGGCGGGGAGGTGCGCCTCTACGACTTCTTCGCCATGCCCGCGAGCGAGGAGGAGCACCGCCAGATCGTACGGATTGTCGAGGGGGTGCGCGGGCACGTGGAGCTCGAGATCCGGGTCGCCCCCCGCTTCGACTACGGGGAGATAGATCCCTGGATCCGGCAGGAAGGAGCCCGGCTCTTCTCCGCGATAGGCGGCAACGATGGTCTGCTCATCCACTCCGACGCTGACGTAGGGATCTCCGATACGGACGAGATCTCGGCGAAGGTCGACGTTCACGCCGGGGATCGGGTGCATCTCTCGATCCTCTCCGTCCCCCCGGCCCGGCTCGACCGTGATCTCCCGGAGCCGCCGGGTGCAGAAGAGCTCGACCGGCGTCTGGAGGAGACGGTGGAGTGGTGGCGTGGGTGGGCCTCAGGCATGCGTTTCAAGGGCCGCTACCGGCCCGGGGTGTTGCGCTCGGCGATCACCATAAAGGCTTTGATGAACGAGATGACCGGCGCCGTGGCCGCGGCGGCGACCACCTCGCTGCCCGAGATCCCTGGAGGTAGCGCCAACTGGGACTACCGGTACAGCTGGATCCGGGACTCCTTCTTCTCGGTGCGCTCCCTGGCCGAGGTCGGGTTCGAAGAAGAGGCGGACGCCTTCCGACGCTTCATCGAACGCAGCGCCGCCGGCAACGCCCGCAAGCTGCAGATAATGTACGGCGTCGGGGGCGAGAGGACGCTCGTCGAGCGCGAGCTCGGACACCTGGAGGGATACCGGGGTGCCAGACCCGTGCGGGTGGGCAACCTCGCCGCCGGACAGATGCAGCTCGGCGTCTTCGGGCAGCTGCTGGAGCTCTCCTGGCGCTGGCACAAGAGGGGCAACTCCCCCGACGACGACTACTGGCGCTTCATCGTGGACCTGGTGAACACCGCCGCCGAGCGCTGGAGCGAGCCCGACGCCGGGATCTGGGAGAAGCGCGGGAACCCCGAGCACTTCGTGTACTCCAAGGCCGGTTGCTGGTGCGCGCTCGACAGGGGAATAAAGCTCTCCGAGGAGTGCATGCGGCGGGCGCCGACCACCCGCTGGCGGAAGGTGCGCGAAGAGATCCGGGAGGCCATAGAGAGCGACGGCTACGACGAGGAGCGCGGCGTCTTCGTTCGGGCGTTCGGCTCGAAGGACCTCGACGGGGCACTGCTCCTTCTGCCCGAGACCGGCTTCGTCGACTACGACGACGAGCGAATGGTCCGTACCACCGACGCCATCCGAAGGGAGCTCGACGACGACGGGCTCATAAGACGCTTCCCGGGAAACCCGCAGGAAGGGGCGTTTCTGGCCTGCTCTTTCTGGCTCGCAGAGTGTCTGGCCCGCCAGAAGAGGTCCGACGAGGCGCAGGAGGTCTTCGATCGGGCCCTCGCCACGGGCAACGACCTGGGACTCTTCTCCGAAGAGTACGATGTCGAAAGCGGCGAGCTACTGGGCAACTTCCCGCAGGTTCTGACCCACCTGGCCCACATCTCGGCGGCCTTCGCCATCTCGGAGGGATAG